In one window of Coralliovum pocilloporae DNA:
- a CDS encoding YdcF family protein produces the protein MAQEFDHSASVNDPMAARTMVMSGFPRAFLKISAVLCLMVCALLVAGFLRFASIISTTASPQIVQADGIVALTGGAKRLSDAVLLLSEGRGKRLLITGVDLEISDNNLFSLLRTDEGLRSCCIDLDRTALDTVGNAAAASDWARQHNFKSLIVVTSAYHIPRSLLEINRTAPEMELIPYPVVHDQLNLQHWYLDIAAMRLLLTEYLKYMLVRIRVVSTGQ, from the coding sequence GTGGCGCAGGAATTCGACCATAGCGCTTCGGTCAATGATCCGATGGCGGCACGGACAATGGTCATGTCGGGATTTCCCAGGGCTTTTTTGAAGATATCGGCTGTTTTGTGCCTGATGGTCTGCGCCTTACTGGTTGCAGGGTTTCTTCGCTTTGCCAGTATCATCTCGACAACTGCATCACCCCAGATTGTTCAGGCTGATGGAATTGTTGCACTGACCGGCGGCGCAAAACGCCTGTCTGATGCTGTTCTGCTGTTGTCGGAAGGGCGTGGCAAACGTCTGCTGATTACCGGGGTTGATCTGGAGATCTCCGACAACAACCTGTTCAGCCTTCTGAGAACCGATGAAGGTCTGAGATCATGCTGCATCGATCTGGATCGTACGGCACTCGATACAGTCGGCAATGCAGCAGCCGCAAGTGACTGGGCCCGTCAGCACAATTTCAAGTCGCTGATTGTCGTGACAAGTGCCTATCATATTCCCCGAAGCCTGCTTGAAATCAACCGAACAGCTCCCGAGATGGAGCTGATTCCCTATCCGGTTGTCCATGATCAGCTCAATTTACAGCATTGGTACCTCGATATCGCCGCAATGCGTCTTCTCCTGACGGAATATCTGAAGTATATGCTTGTCCGTATCAGAGTTGTTTCCACAGGTCAGTGA
- a CDS encoding lysophospholipid acyltransferase family protein: MFLRSLIFNVAFYAWMILVMLMIIPAFVLPARLTWFLIRLWVKGNLWLQQMIIGNRIEIRGLENIPEGGFIVASKHQSFWEAFALANLFPDPAYIYKKQLGWIPMFGWYLVKFRMIPVDRGRRGAALKALQEYVEVAIAEGRQVIIFPEGTRRTPGDEPAYKYGVSHLYHELGCECLPIGVNAGLFWPRRTFMRQKGTIVIDIRPSIKAGLDKRTFTTELADTIEASSNALILEALEENPDLILPELTRSRLDLIRQSAETGAPA; the protein is encoded by the coding sequence ATGTTTCTAAGATCCCTCATATTCAACGTGGCCTTCTATGCCTGGATGATCCTTGTCATGCTGATGATCATCCCCGCATTCGTCCTGCCTGCGCGGCTGACATGGTTCCTGATCCGCTTGTGGGTCAAAGGCAATCTCTGGCTCCAGCAGATGATCATCGGCAACCGTATTGAGATCCGGGGTCTCGAGAATATTCCTGAAGGCGGCTTTATCGTTGCATCAAAGCACCAGTCCTTCTGGGAAGCCTTTGCTCTTGCCAACCTGTTTCCGGATCCTGCCTACATCTACAAGAAACAGTTGGGCTGGATTCCCATGTTCGGCTGGTATCTGGTCAAATTCAGAATGATCCCGGTTGATCGTGGACGCCGTGGCGCAGCACTCAAGGCTCTTCAGGAATATGTGGAAGTGGCAATTGCTGAAGGTCGCCAGGTTATCATCTTTCCTGAAGGAACGCGCCGCACACCGGGCGATGAACCAGCCTACAAGTACGGCGTCAGTCATCTCTATCACGAACTGGGCTGTGAATGTCTGCCGATCGGCGTCAATGCCGGGCTGTTCTGGCCGAGACGAACGTTCATGCGTCAGAAAGGCACCATCGTCATCGATATCAGACCGAGCATCAAAGCCGGGCTGGACAAGCGGACCTTCACCACAGAGCTCGCTGATACAATCGAGGCTTCATCCAATGCCCTGATCCTGGAAGCGCTGGAAGAAAACCCGGATCTGATCCTGCCCGAACTGACCCGGTCGCGCCTCGATCTTATCCGCCAAAGCGCCGAAACAGGGGCTCCGGCGTGA
- a CDS encoding gamma-glutamylcyclotransferase gives MSDLWVFGYGSLMWRPDFPYLERHHALLRGAHRGLCIYSWVYRGTPEVPGLVFGLDRGGACRGIAFRVADKDKDDVVAYLRDREQVTSVYVEVTRPITVYADAPKRVDALFYVADRKNEQYAGHLPLDEQERLVRQGYGKSGPNCDYVISTAEHLRELDVHDAKLFELARRLQQG, from the coding sequence ATGTCTGATCTATGGGTCTTCGGATATGGTTCGCTGATGTGGCGACCGGATTTCCCTTATCTCGAGCGGCATCATGCTCTTCTCCGCGGTGCGCACCGGGGCTTGTGTATTTATTCCTGGGTTTACCGGGGGACGCCTGAGGTTCCGGGGCTGGTTTTTGGTCTCGACCGGGGTGGGGCCTGCCGGGGGATCGCGTTTCGGGTTGCCGACAAGGACAAGGATGACGTTGTTGCCTATCTGAGAGACCGGGAGCAGGTGACGAGCGTCTATGTGGAAGTCACCCGCCCGATTACCGTTTATGCTGATGCGCCCAAGCGGGTGGATGCTCTGTTCTATGTGGCTGATCGGAAGAACGAGCAATATGCCGGGCATCTGCCGCTGGATGAGCAGGAGCGCCTGGTGCGTCAGGGATATGGCAAATCCGGCCCCAATTGTGACTATGTCATCAGCACAGCAGAGCATCTGCGTGAACTCGATGTTCACGACGCCAAGCTGTTCGAGCTGGCACGTCGTCTTCAGCAGGGGTGA
- a CDS encoding DUF2125 domain-containing protein encodes MGINTKIKWLIVVVAILFAGWTGIWFYAASLLKSEIEARLVSHNPDHRQITCVKLDIGGFPFRLSAHCQSVDMQFRQEQVSIQGKGLFAIAQIYAPRHILFEAEGPFQISSPVTPGKITASWSGLQGSLRFSDQRIERLSVVATEPRVDYSAPDGTGRHTEIKALEFHARPTPEQPAGSNDIDIALSAEAIRSTEPFAPLQNARLNMQAQIKAAPRLPAGSLPQILRIWHDAGGQLELSKATLSDDSGLADLSGTFLLDPELALNGRGTLFTAITGAGASALTQLSALMTFLGDGAERDGQPGTEAEFRIENGRMTLETLDLGPAPRLVR; translated from the coding sequence TTGGGCATCAATACCAAGATCAAGTGGCTGATCGTCGTGGTCGCCATTCTTTTTGCAGGCTGGACAGGTATCTGGTTCTATGCCGCGTCGCTTTTGAAGTCCGAGATTGAAGCCCGGCTTGTATCGCACAATCCTGATCACCGCCAGATCACCTGTGTCAAACTCGACATTGGAGGGTTTCCGTTCCGCCTCTCCGCCCATTGCCAATCTGTCGACATGCAGTTCAGACAGGAACAGGTCAGCATTCAGGGCAAGGGACTGTTCGCAATTGCCCAGATCTATGCACCCCGACATATCCTGTTTGAGGCGGAAGGCCCGTTTCAGATCTCCAGTCCTGTAACACCCGGCAAGATCACAGCCAGCTGGTCAGGCCTTCAGGGGAGCCTGCGGTTCAGCGACCAGCGGATAGAGCGTCTTTCTGTCGTGGCAACAGAACCCAGGGTGGATTATTCCGCGCCTGACGGAACCGGCAGGCACACCGAGATAAAAGCGCTCGAATTTCATGCACGGCCAACGCCGGAACAGCCAGCCGGGTCGAACGACATCGACATTGCACTTTCAGCAGAAGCCATCCGGTCCACAGAGCCATTTGCCCCATTGCAGAATGCCCGCCTCAACATGCAGGCACAGATCAAGGCGGCCCCGCGCCTGCCAGCGGGATCTCTGCCGCAAATACTCCGGATCTGGCATGATGCAGGTGGTCAGCTTGAACTGTCCAAGGCAACCCTGTCTGATGACAGCGGCCTCGCAGACCTCTCCGGAACCTTCCTGCTGGACCCGGAACTGGCCCTGAACGGACGTGGAACTCTGTTCACAGCCATCACCGGTGCAGGAGCATCTGCCCTGACACAACTTTCAGCCCTGATGACATTTCTGGGTGATGGAGCCGAGCGCGATGGCCAGCCAGGCACAGAAGCCGAATTCCGCATTGAGAACGGTCGCATGACCCTGGAAACCCTGGATCTGGGTCCGGCTCCGCGTCTGGTTCGCTAA
- a CDS encoding prephenate/arogenate dehydrogenase family protein: MSDKHFKRVALIGIGLIGSSLAHAMRAYKLTDHIAISTRRQETLARAEELELGDSYHLSAAEAVSDADLIIVCTPVGACEAVAREIGPHLKPGAYVSDVGSVKSSIVAQMKPHLPDHAVFIPAHPVAGTEQSGPDAGFAALFRQRWCILTPVPDTPDEAVEKMRLFWEACGSDVDVMTPEHHDLVLAITSHVPHLIAYSIVGTAADLEQVTRGEVMKYSAGGFRDFTRIAASDPTMWRDVFLNNKEGVLEILGRFTEDLIALQRAVRWGDGDQLFDLFTRTRAIRRGIIEAGQDAAEPDFGRQLAAEAKPDEDGL; the protein is encoded by the coding sequence ATGTCTGACAAGCATTTCAAACGTGTTGCATTGATCGGGATTGGTCTGATCGGATCGTCTCTGGCTCATGCAATGCGCGCCTACAAGCTGACCGATCATATTGCGATTTCCACCCGTCGACAGGAGACGCTGGCGCGGGCGGAAGAGCTGGAACTTGGTGATTCCTATCATTTGTCAGCGGCTGAGGCAGTTTCTGACGCGGACCTGATCATTGTCTGCACGCCCGTCGGCGCCTGTGAGGCTGTGGCGCGTGAGATTGGTCCTCATCTCAAGCCCGGGGCCTATGTTTCCGATGTGGGGTCTGTGAAATCGTCCATCGTGGCCCAGATGAAGCCTCATCTGCCGGATCATGCTGTTTTTATCCCCGCTCACCCGGTTGCCGGTACCGAACAGTCAGGCCCTGACGCGGGCTTTGCGGCTTTGTTCCGGCAACGTTGGTGTATTCTGACACCTGTGCCGGATACGCCGGATGAGGCGGTTGAGAAAATGCGCCTGTTCTGGGAAGCCTGCGGCTCTGATGTGGATGTGATGACGCCTGAACACCACGACCTGGTTCTGGCGATCACAAGTCATGTGCCGCATCTGATTGCCTATTCCATCGTGGGCACCGCTGCTGATCTGGAGCAGGTGACCCGTGGCGAGGTGATGAAGTATTCTGCCGGTGGTTTCCGTGACTTTACCCGTATTGCCGCCTCTGATCCGACCATGTGGCGCGATGTCTTCCTCAACAACAAGGAAGGCGTTCTGGAAATTCTGGGCCGATTTACGGAAGACCTGATTGCCCTTCAGCGGGCGGTGCGCTGGGGAGATGGTGACCAGTTGTTCGACCTCTTCACACGGACCCGGGCAATCCGCCGGGGGATCATCGAAGCGGGTCAGGATGCTGCAGAACCGGATTTTGGTCGTCAGCTGGCAGCAGAGGCAAAGCCGGACGAGGATGGGCTTTAA
- the hisC gene encoding histidinol-phosphate transaminase, whose translation MSAEQSIKPLPQAGILDIAPYIPGKSKASHGVKTHKLSSNESPLGCSPAARKAMISLAEGLELYPDGSATALRQAIADVHGLNADRIVCGAGSDELLTLLAQAYIGPGDEAIYSEHGFLVYPIAIKACGGTPVVVPEKDFVADVDGMLAAVTERTRVVFLANPNNPTGTYLPFDEVRRLHEGLPKSVLLVLDAAYAEYVRRNDYESGIELVTKAQNVVMTRTFSKIYGLANLRIGWMFAPDHVVDVLNRIRGPFNMNGPAIAAGAAAIRDQGFVDEAITHNERWLEWVSAELSDLGLGVTPSVGNFVLVHFPDEDGRRASDADAYLIERGYVLRQVGAYGLPNALRMSIGDEEANRGAVAAIREFLKR comes from the coding sequence ATGAGTGCCGAGCAGTCCATCAAGCCATTGCCGCAAGCTGGTATTCTGGATATTGCGCCGTATATCCCGGGCAAGTCCAAGGCTTCGCATGGTGTGAAGACGCATAAGCTCTCTTCCAATGAATCCCCGCTTGGCTGCAGCCCTGCAGCGCGCAAAGCTATGATTTCTCTTGCGGAAGGGTTGGAACTCTATCCCGATGGCAGTGCGACAGCCCTGCGTCAGGCGATTGCAGATGTTCATGGTCTCAATGCGGATCGTATTGTCTGTGGTGCGGGCTCTGATGAACTTCTGACACTTCTGGCCCAGGCCTATATTGGCCCAGGCGATGAAGCGATCTATTCCGAGCATGGCTTCCTTGTCTATCCGATTGCGATCAAGGCCTGCGGCGGCACCCCTGTTGTTGTGCCGGAAAAGGATTTTGTCGCTGACGTAGATGGCATGCTGGCCGCGGTGACAGAGCGGACCAGAGTTGTCTTTCTGGCCAATCCGAATAACCCGACGGGAACCTATCTGCCGTTTGATGAGGTGCGGCGTTTGCATGAGGGGCTGCCGAAATCGGTTCTTCTGGTGCTTGATGCAGCTTACGCGGAATATGTCCGGCGTAATGATTATGAGAGCGGGATTGAGCTCGTCACCAAAGCCCAGAACGTGGTGATGACCCGGACGTTCTCAAAGATCTATGGTCTGGCTAATCTCCGGATTGGCTGGATGTTCGCACCGGATCACGTTGTTGATGTTCTCAATCGTATTCGTGGTCCCTTTAATATGAACGGCCCGGCGATTGCAGCTGGTGCTGCGGCAATCCGGGATCAGGGTTTTGTGGACGAGGCGATCACCCATAATGAGCGCTGGCTTGAATGGGTCTCTGCGGAACTGTCAGACCTCGGTCTTGGTGTGACGCCCAGTGTCGGCAATTTCGTGCTTGTGCATTTTCCTGATGAGGATGGCCGGCGCGCGTCTGATGCCGATGCCTATCTGATTGAACGGGGCTATGTGTTGCGACAGGTCGGTGCCTATGGCCTGCCGAACGCCCTTCGTATGTCAATTGGTGACGAAGAGGCCAATCGTGGTGCCGTTGCCGCCATTCGTGAATTTCTGAAACGATAG
- the metX gene encoding homoserine O-acetyltransferase MetX produces the protein MSESERVQPSDVDAAARREIDTPTSEIATFDRSNPLHLDAGVELAPFQIAYQTYGTLNEDKSNAILICHALTGDQHVANIHPVTGKRGWWELVVGPGRPIDTDRFFVICSNVLGGCLGTTGPGSTNPETGQAYGLDLPVITIRDMVRAQAMLVDSFGIDKLFAVIGGSMGGMQVLQWAATYPDRVHNAISIAAGARHSSQNIAFHEVGRQAVMADPNWCAGRYAEEGLSPKKGLAVARMAAHVTYMSESSLHRKFGRSLQDREELTFGFDADFQIESYLRHQGMSFVDRFDANSYLYVTRAMDYFDLAAEHDGLLANAFMGTKTRFCLISFTSDWLFPTAESRSVVHALNAANANVSFVEIETDRGHDSFLLDEPEMFDTLSGFLSSGAKDLGLPA, from the coding sequence ATGTCCGAGAGCGAACGTGTACAGCCCAGTGATGTTGATGCTGCAGCCCGGCGGGAAATTGATACGCCCACCAGCGAGATAGCAACATTCGACAGATCAAACCCGTTGCACCTTGATGCAGGGGTTGAGCTTGCGCCTTTCCAGATTGCCTATCAGACCTATGGCACGCTGAACGAAGACAAGAGCAATGCGATCCTGATCTGCCATGCGCTCACCGGTGATCAGCATGTGGCCAACATCCATCCGGTCACCGGCAAACGGGGCTGGTGGGAGCTTGTTGTCGGCCCGGGTCGACCCATCGACACAGATCGCTTCTTTGTCATCTGCTCCAATGTGCTGGGCGGCTGCCTCGGCACAACCGGGCCCGGGTCGACGAACCCTGAAACCGGACAGGCCTATGGTCTCGATCTTCCGGTCATCACCATTCGCGACATGGTGCGGGCCCAGGCGATGCTTGTCGACAGCTTCGGCATTGACAAGCTGTTTGCAGTGATCGGCGGCTCCATGGGTGGAATGCAGGTGCTGCAATGGGCGGCAACCTATCCCGATCGGGTCCACAATGCCATTTCGATCGCTGCAGGCGCGCGTCATTCATCGCAGAACATTGCCTTTCATGAGGTTGGACGGCAGGCTGTCATGGCCGACCCCAACTGGTGCGCCGGCCGCTATGCGGAAGAAGGCCTGAGCCCCAAGAAAGGTCTGGCGGTTGCCAGGATGGCAGCCCATGTGACCTATATGTCCGAATCCTCCCTTCACAGGAAATTCGGACGCTCTCTGCAGGACAGGGAAGAACTGACATTCGGCTTTGATGCGGATTTTCAGATCGAATCCTACCTGCGCCATCAGGGCATGAGCTTCGTCGACCGGTTTGATGCCAATTCCTATCTCTATGTGACCCGCGCCATGGACTATTTCGACCTGGCTGCGGAGCATGACGGATTGCTGGCCAATGCATTCATGGGCACCAAGACGCGTTTCTGCCTGATTTCGTTCACCAGCGACTGGCTGTTCCCGACAGCAGAAAGCCGCTCGGTCGTCCATGCCCTGAATGCGGCCAATGCCAATGTGTCCTTCGTCGAGATCGAGACCGACCGGGGACATGACTCGTTCCTGCTCGACGAGCCTGAAATGTTTGACACGCTCAGCGGCTTTCTGTCCTCTGGAGCGAAGGATCTGGGGCTGCCCGCATGA
- the metW gene encoding methionine biosynthesis protein MetW — MNLLNQNGGRTMAADPNRVDHRVIADLIEPNTRLLDVGCSNGTLLSLLKTTKGVDGRGIELSQKGVNECVARGLSVIQGDADIDLVYYPDKSFDYAVLSQTIQATHDPRAVLEHLLRIGQKAIVSFPNFGHWTLRLQVLAHGRMPVSKNLPYTWYDTPNIHFCTIVDFLDLCKAVGVKIEKSVVLSRRGMQLPETMPWKLRNLLGEQAVLLLSAD, encoded by the coding sequence ATGAACCTGCTGAACCAGAATGGTGGCCGGACCATGGCCGCAGATCCGAACCGTGTCGATCACCGGGTGATTGCCGATCTGATTGAACCGAATACCCGCCTGCTGGATGTGGGTTGCAGCAATGGCACATTGCTGTCTCTGCTCAAGACCACCAAAGGCGTTGACGGGCGCGGCATTGAACTGAGTCAGAAAGGCGTCAATGAATGCGTTGCGCGCGGACTTTCCGTTATTCAGGGCGATGCCGATATCGACCTCGTCTACTATCCGGACAAGTCCTTTGATTATGCAGTGCTGAGCCAGACCATCCAGGCAACACATGATCCGCGCGCTGTGCTGGAACATCTGCTCCGGATAGGTCAGAAGGCCATTGTCTCCTTCCCGAATTTCGGTCACTGGACACTCAGACTGCAGGTCCTCGCTCACGGCAGAATGCCGGTTAGCAAAAACCTGCCCTATACCTGGTATGACACGCCAAACATCCACTTCTGCACGATTGTCGATTTTCTCGACCTCTGCAAAGCCGTGGGCGTTAAAATCGAAAAGAGTGTTGTGCTGAGCCGTCGCGGCATGCAATTGCCCGAGACAATGCCCTGGAAACTGAGAAACCTTCTTGGTGAACAGGCCGTGCTGCTGCTGTCTGCAGACTGA
- a CDS encoding methyltransferase domain-containing protein: protein MYLDVIDFRNFYSEQLGRTVRREIRTTIARRWSSVGDQRILGFGYATPFLDPFRTDAERVFAFMPAQQGVVNWPSSDESATALVDEDALPLPDACLDRILVVHALEHSDRPRELLREFWRVLAPGGRILIVVPNRRGYLARVDRTPFGFGRPFSRGQLTSLLRETLFSPVSWGPALYMTPVPRFMSIELTHRLARVGALLSPAFAGAIYVEATKQMYQGVTESRRKRLANALKPVLVPAPSAMSLDPRKDQAG from the coding sequence ATGTATCTTGATGTTATTGATTTCCGGAATTTTTATTCCGAACAGCTTGGCCGGACGGTGAGGCGGGAGATCCGGACAACAATTGCCCGGCGCTGGTCATCAGTGGGCGATCAGCGCATTCTCGGTTTTGGCTATGCAACACCGTTTCTTGATCCTTTTCGGACGGATGCAGAGCGGGTCTTTGCCTTCATGCCGGCGCAGCAAGGGGTGGTGAACTGGCCATCGTCAGATGAATCCGCGACCGCTCTGGTGGATGAGGATGCGCTACCGCTGCCGGATGCCTGTCTGGATCGTATTCTGGTTGTTCACGCGCTGGAGCATTCCGATCGCCCCCGCGAGCTGTTGCGCGAGTTCTGGCGGGTTCTCGCACCGGGTGGGCGGATCCTGATAGTGGTGCCAAACAGGCGGGGATATCTGGCACGGGTTGACAGGACACCATTCGGGTTCGGCAGGCCGTTTTCCCGGGGGCAGCTGACGTCACTTCTGAGAGAAACCCTGTTTTCGCCGGTAAGCTGGGGCCCGGCGCTTTATATGACGCCTGTCCCGCGGTTCATGTCGATTGAACTGACCCACCGCCTGGCACGGGTTGGGGCGCTTCTGTCTCCGGCCTTTGCTGGGGCCATCTATGTGGAGGCAACCAAGCAGATGTATCAGGGGGTTACGGAAAGCCGCAGGAAACGGCTGGCCAATGCCCTGAAACCGGTTCTCGTCCCAGCACCGTCAGCAATGAGTCTTGACCCTCGAAAAGATCAGGCTGGCTGA
- the gloB gene encoding hydroxyacylglutathione hydrolase: MADLEIYQFPCLSDNYGVLIHDPQSLETAAIDTPDAGTIQAALEEKGWQLTHILNTHHHADHTQGNAALKKAFNCTIIAPEEERSKIEVMDVGVNHGDTVNVCGRTFHVIKTAGHTLGHITYHAPADDLAFAGDSLFPLGCGRMFEGTPDMMWEGLDRLRNLPPETIIYCGHEYTEANARFAVTVDPDNSALQDRYEQIKAQRADGLPTVPTTLAIELETNPFLRVDNPAIQANLSMAGAEHSAVFAEIRRRKDNF, encoded by the coding sequence ATGGCTGATCTGGAAATCTATCAATTCCCCTGTCTCTCAGATAACTACGGCGTGCTTATCCACGACCCTCAGAGCCTTGAGACAGCAGCTATCGACACACCAGACGCGGGCACCATCCAGGCCGCTCTGGAGGAAAAAGGCTGGCAGTTGACCCATATCCTCAACACACACCACCATGCTGATCATACCCAGGGTAATGCAGCGCTCAAAAAGGCGTTCAACTGTACGATTATCGCCCCTGAAGAAGAGCGATCGAAGATTGAAGTCATGGATGTGGGTGTCAACCATGGTGATACGGTCAATGTCTGCGGGCGAACCTTCCATGTCATCAAAACCGCCGGACATACACTGGGCCATATCACGTATCATGCACCGGCTGATGACCTCGCCTTTGCTGGTGATTCCCTCTTCCCGCTGGGCTGTGGCAGGATGTTTGAAGGTACACCCGACATGATGTGGGAAGGCCTTGACCGCCTGAGAAACCTGCCACCGGAAACCATCATCTATTGCGGCCATGAATACACTGAGGCCAATGCGCGTTTTGCGGTGACGGTGGACCCGGACAACAGCGCTCTTCAGGACCGCTATGAGCAAATCAAGGCCCAGCGGGCTGACGGTTTGCCAACGGTTCCCACCACATTGGCAATCGAGCTTGAAACCAATCCGTTCCTGAGGGTCGACAACCCGGCCATTCAGGCAAACCTGTCCATGGCCGGAGCTGAACATTCTGCCGTATTCGCCGAGATCCGGCGGCGCAAGGATAATTTCTAG
- a CDS encoding cupin domain-containing protein has translation MTADDIIIALELQPHPEGGYFRETFRDEQTTDNRSCSTAIYYLLKRGEQSAWHKVDAVEIWHYYAGAPLALSLSDGTEAAIQHLLGPDLQSGQHPQVVVPRDHWQSARSTGDWTLVGCTVAPGFEFSGFEMAPPGWEPGENQS, from the coding sequence ATGACTGCAGACGATATCATCATAGCCCTTGAACTCCAGCCTCATCCGGAAGGCGGCTATTTCAGGGAAACGTTTCGTGATGAGCAGACAACGGATAACCGCTCCTGCTCAACCGCCATCTATTACCTGCTGAAGCGAGGGGAGCAGTCTGCCTGGCATAAGGTCGATGCCGTCGAGATCTGGCATTATTATGCCGGAGCACCGCTCGCCCTGTCCCTGTCTGACGGAACAGAAGCCGCCATTCAGCATCTGCTTGGCCCGGATCTGCAGAGCGGTCAGCATCCTCAGGTCGTTGTCCCGCGCGATCACTGGCAATCTGCCCGCTCAACCGGTGACTGGACGCTGGTCGGCTGCACTGTTGCACCCGGTTTCGAGTTTTCAGGTTTCGAAATGGCACCTCCGGGCTGGGAACCCGGAGAGAATCAGAGCTGA
- the yddG gene encoding aromatic amino acid exporter YddG, whose amino-acid sequence MSRSLATIIGFSAVLMWALLALFTAASGSVPPFQLTAMSFFVGGSLGLVSWIWRPEAWAAIRQPWQVYLFGTVGLFGYHFFYFTALRAAPPVEAGLIAYLWPLLIVLFSALLPGERLRWFHLAGAVMGLAGSALIVTGGKGFDLNSDYVGGYAAALLCALIWSGYSVLSRRLPHVPTDAVTGFCYLTALLSFCAHLMLEQTVWPDALTEWLAVLGLGLLPVGAAFYAWDLGVKRGDIQVLGAASYAAPLLSTLVLLMAGFGTLTTSLVLACLLITGGAALAAKDMIGRKD is encoded by the coding sequence ATGTCACGCAGTCTGGCTACGATCATCGGGTTTTCCGCCGTCCTCATGTGGGCGCTTCTGGCCTTGTTTACGGCTGCCAGCGGATCAGTGCCGCCGTTCCAGTTGACCGCCATGAGCTTCTTTGTCGGCGGGTCACTTGGGCTTGTATCCTGGATATGGCGTCCTGAGGCCTGGGCGGCAATCCGGCAGCCCTGGCAGGTCTACCTGTTCGGGACGGTCGGACTGTTCGGCTATCATTTCTTCTATTTCACAGCGCTTCGTGCGGCACCGCCGGTGGAAGCGGGATTGATCGCCTATCTGTGGCCGTTGCTGATTGTGCTTTTCTCGGCACTCCTGCCCGGTGAACGGCTCCGCTGGTTCCACCTGGCAGGGGCTGTGATGGGGCTGGCCGGTTCGGCACTTATCGTGACAGGGGGCAAGGGGTTTGACCTGAACAGTGACTATGTGGGCGGATATGCGGCTGCTCTGCTGTGTGCTCTGATCTGGTCAGGCTATTCGGTTCTGTCGCGTCGCCTGCCGCATGTGCCGACTGATGCGGTCACAGGCTTCTGTTATCTGACGGCACTCCTGTCCTTCTGCGCACATCTGATGCTTGAGCAGACAGTCTGGCCTGATGCACTGACGGAGTGGCTGGCGGTTCTGGGTCTTGGACTGTTGCCAGTGGGGGCTGCTTTTTATGCCTGGGATCTCGGTGTTAAGCGGGGAGATATTCAGGTTCTGGGCGCGGCGTCCTATGCCGCACCGCTTTTGTCGACGCTTGTTCTGCTCATGGCGGGATTTGGCACACTCACCACATCGCTTGTGCTGGCTTGCCTGCTGATTACCGGTGGAGCCGCTCTGGCTGCCAAGGACATGATTGGCCGTAAAGACTGA
- the phbB gene encoding acetoacetyl-CoA reductase — MSKVAVVTGGTRGIGEAISRRLQNAGFTVAAIYGGNVERAEAFKAETGIAVYKADVADADACAAAIAQIESDLGPVAVLVNNAGITRDGMFHKMDYQQWSDVIRTNLDSMFTMTRPVIDSMRNEGFGRIINISSVNGQKGQMGQVNYSTAKAGVVGFTKALAQETARKGITVNCICPGYINTEMVAAVPEKVLESIISTIPVGRLGEADEIGALVEYLASDSAAFVTGAVMSINGGQYMANG, encoded by the coding sequence ATGAGCAAAGTTGCAGTTGTTACAGGCGGAACCCGGGGTATTGGTGAAGCGATTTCACGCCGCTTGCAGAATGCCGGTTTTACCGTCGCCGCTATCTATGGCGGGAATGTTGAGCGTGCTGAAGCTTTCAAGGCTGAAACCGGTATCGCAGTCTACAAGGCCGATGTCGCAGATGCGGATGCCTGTGCTGCTGCCATTGCCCAGATTGAGAGTGATCTCGGTCCGGTGGCTGTTCTGGTCAACAATGCGGGTATCACCCGTGACGGCATGTTCCACAAGATGGATTATCAGCAGTGGTCTGACGTGATCCGCACCAACCTCGATTCCATGTTCACCATGACCCGTCCGGTGATTGACAGCATGCGCAATGAAGGTTTCGGCCGGATCATCAATATCTCCTCGGTCAATGGCCAGAAAGGTCAGATGGGCCAGGTGAACTACTCCACGGCGAAAGCCGGTGTGGTCGGTTTCACCAAGGCTCTGGCTCAGGAAACTGCACGCAAGGGCATTACGGTCAACTGCATCTGCCCGGGTTATATCAACACGGAAATGGTTGCAGCTGTTCCGGAGAAGGTGCTTGAGAGCATTATCTCCACCATCCCGGTTGGCCGTCTGGGTGAAGCGGATGAGATCGGTGCTCTGGTCGAATATCTCGCGTCTGATTCAGCAGCCTTTGTCACAGGCGCTGTTATGAGCATCAACGGTGGTCAGTATATGGCAAACGGTTGA